A section of the Paenibacillus aurantius genome encodes:
- a CDS encoding serine/threonine protein kinase, with the protein MLSYLRNVYENWIDYPCRPGTVLNGYRLVKFVGSGSYGLTYLCREMGTGRLAALKHNKPSKAELGIQLLEREAAILRQLDHPRIPGFRELFTADGKRCLITDYVIGLNVEEALFAGRRRYSEEESLGILAELLEMMEYIHSRGIVHLDIRIPNVILNHKGLNLLDFGLARPIGDRDAGPFPDEETRMRRTPAVSSDLYAAGHFLLFLLYSMVEDEPGKEQASEGWQEELPVSDGTKRLIRRLLQVDKPYANAREASCEIRRLLER; encoded by the coding sequence ATGCTTTCCTACTTAAGAAACGTATACGAGAATTGGATCGATTATCCCTGCCGGCCAGGAACCGTTCTGAACGGTTATCGCCTTGTTAAATTCGTGGGCAGCGGGAGCTATGGACTGACTTATCTGTGCCGGGAGATGGGAACGGGCCGGTTAGCCGCCCTCAAGCATAACAAGCCGAGCAAGGCGGAGCTGGGGATTCAGCTGCTGGAACGGGAGGCGGCTATCCTGCGGCAGCTGGATCATCCCCGCATCCCCGGCTTCCGCGAGCTCTTCACCGCTGACGGGAAACGCTGCTTGATTACCGACTATGTCATCGGGCTGAACGTGGAAGAGGCTTTATTCGCGGGGAGACGGCGGTATTCGGAGGAGGAGAGTCTAGGGATCCTGGCCGAGCTGCTTGAGATGATGGAATACATCCACAGCCGGGGAATCGTGCACCTCGATATCCGCATTCCGAATGTCATCTTGAACCATAAGGGTCTGAATCTCCTGGATTTCGGACTGGCCCGGCCCATAGGAGACCGCGATGCCGGGCCGTTTCCCGACGAGGAGACCCGCATGAGGCGAACCCCCGCGGTGTCGAGTGATTTGTACGCGGCGGGCCATTTTCTCCTCTTCCTGCTCTACTCGATGGTGGAGGACGAGCCGGGAAAGGAGCAAGCCTCAGAGGGATGGCAGGAGGAGCTGCCCGTATCGGACGGAACAAAAAGGCTCATCCGCCGGCTGCTGCAGGTGGACAAGCCTTATGCAAACGCGCGGGAAGCCTCCTGCGAAATCAGGCGGCTGCTGGAG